One Hippoglossus stenolepis isolate QCI-W04-F060 chromosome 22, HSTE1.2, whole genome shotgun sequence DNA segment encodes these proteins:
- the tmem121b gene encoding transmembrane protein 121B has protein sequence MLEASLVHSSCLGPRLSLRMSLPPPWKASGRKERRRKGGERTNTMVSETGNDNLKADYLQYEASYSPDSSSPEAGQLSRRRDTQTTSGSINPEESGSIRPLVSSAAAASCIMTSGEFMQSAPLLAHRTKRSLLYKALCFLLLVFQGGVLDFYLIIFTDLYWCSWIATDLVVISGWGIFFMKNARSKRERACGFHQKGSIFGCNLGEFTYAYLAWLIYVIACTPKVVLILETSILDLVALKVPCGATGFKIVVLLSAPLLYCLINSIIEDLNGATRHHSHSCFLGTCLDLLDSFTLLEMLLRREIPTAYLKYTVISVYFVALAVPVVWLYALTASELRCRWLWARFATGLLVNAPLLVVRCFQVYVYEMPVSVFMFKNIFFLACALLELVEQCAAVRGVRRLAGGSNTAQFSHCVSENDMCPHGYVNTLAVTQS, from the coding sequence atgtTGGAGGCATCTTTAGTCCATTCCAGCTGCCTCGGTCCGCGCCTGTCTTTGCGCatgtctctgcctccaccttgGAAAGCAtcggggaggaaggagaggaggagaaaaggaggcgAGCGCACAAATACAATGGTCTCGGAAACTGGCAACGACAATCTGAAGGCCGACTATCTCCAGTACGAAGCGAGCTACTCCCCCGACTCATCCTCTCCGGAAGCCGGCCAGCTGAGCAGGAGGCGGGACACCCAGACCACCAGCGGCAGCATCAACCCGGAGGAGAGCGGCAGCATCCGGCCCCTGGTCTCCTCTGCCGCGGCCGCCTCCTGCATCATGACATCGGGGGAGTTCATGCAGAGCGCCCCGCTGCTGGCGCACCGGACCAAGAGGAGCCTGCTGTACAAGGcgctctgcttcctgctgctcgtCTTCCAGGGCGGCGTCCTGGACTTCTACCTCATCATCTTCACCGACCTGTACTGGTGCTCGTGGATCGCCACGGACCTGGTGGTGATCTCGGGCTGGGGCATCTTCTTCATGAAGAACGCGCGGAGCAAGCGGGAGCGGGCCTGCGGCTTCCACCAGAAGGGCTCCATCTTCGGCTGCAACCTCGGCGAGTTCACCTACGCCTACCTGGCCTGGCTCATCTATGTGATCGCGTGCACCCCCAAGGTGGTGCTCATCCTGGAGACCTCCATCCTGGACCTGGTGGCGCTGAAGGTGCCGTGCGGGGCCACCGGGTTCAAGATCGTGGTGCTGCTCTCCGCGCCGCTGCTCTACTGCCTCATCAACTCCATCATCGAGGACCTGAACGGGGCCACGCGGCACCACTCCCACAGCTGCTTCCTGGGCACCTGCCTGGACCTGCTGGACAGCTTCACGCTGCTGGAGATGCTGCTGCGGAGGGAGATCCCCACCGCCTACCTCAAGTACACCGTCATCTCCGTGTACTTCGTGGCCCTGGCCGTGCCGGTGGTGTGGCTCTACGCGCTGACCGCGTCCGAGCTGCGCTGCCGGTGGCTGTGGGCGCGCTTCGCCACGGGCCTGCTGGTCAACGCCCCCCTGCTGGTGGTGCGCTGCTTCCAGGTGTACGTGTACGAGATGCCCGTGTCGGTGTTCATGTTCAAGAACATCTTCTTCCTGGCGTGCGCGCTcctggagctggtggagcagtGCGCGGCGGTGCGCGGGGTCCGGCGGCTGGCGGGCGGCAGCAACACGGCCCAGTTCTCCCACTGCGTGTCCGAGAACGACATGTGTCCGCACGGATACGTCAACACCCTGGCCGTCACCCAGTCGTAG